The stretch of DNA TGCCGGCGGACTTCACCTGGAACCGGCTGCTCTCCTACGATGCCTGCGTGTCCTGCGGCCGCTGCGAGACCGCCTGCCCGGCCTTCGCCGCCGGCCAGCCGCTCAACCCCAAGCGCCTGATCCAGGACCTCGTCGCCGGCCTCAATCCGGCTGAGCCGCCTTATGCCGGCAATCCCTATCCGGGCGGCCGCGAGGGGCAAGGCGAGCGCGGCCCCCTCGCCGGGCTGATCGGGCCCGAGGCCCGCATCCATCCCGACACTTTGTGGTCCTGCACCACCTGCCGGGCCTGCGTCGAGGAATGCCCGATGATGATCGAGCATGTCGACGCGGTGGTCTCCTTGCGCCGCTACCAGACGCTTGAGCGTGCGGCTCTACCCGAGAAGGCGATCGGCCCGGTGACCGAGCTGCGCCAGGCCGGCGACCCCGGCGGCCGCCCGCTCGCCGCCCGCACCGACTTCGCCGCAGGCCTCGACCTGCCGCTGATGGCCGACCGCCATGAGGCCGACGTGCTGCTCTGGCTCGGCGAGGGCGCCTACGACCTGCGCTACGGCCGGACGCTCCGGGCGCTGGTGCGGCTCCTGCGCCGCGCGAACGTCGATTTCGCGGTGCTGGGGGCGGAAGAGCGCGATACCGGCGACCTCGCCCGCCGGCTCGGCGACGAGGCGACCTTCCAGGGGCTCGCGCGGGAGAACATCGCGATGCTCGCGAAGTACCGGTTCACCCGCATCGTCACCGCCGACCCGCATGCGCTGCACGCGCTCCGCAACGAGTACCCGGCCTTCGGCGGGCACTACACGGTGATGCACCACACCGCCCTGCTGCTGGAGCTGATCCGGGCCGGCACGCTCGCACCCCGGAGGCTGCCCGACCTCTCGGTGACCTACCACGACCCCTGCTACCTCGCGCGCTACAACGGCGAGACCGAGGCGCCCCGCGCAATCCTCGACGCGATCGGCCTGTCGCGGGTCGAGATGGCCCGCTCGGGCAAGCGGGCGATGTGCTGCGGCGGCGGCGGCGGCGCGCCGGTGAGCGACATCCCGGGCGAGCGGCGCATCCCCGACCTGCGCATGGCCCAGGCCGCGGAGACGGGGGCGGGCATCGTGGCGGTGGCCTGCCCGTCCTGCACCGCGATGCTGGAGGGCGTGACCGACCGCGAGGCCGAGATTCGCGACATCGCCGAATTGCTGCTCCAGGCCGTGGAGGCGGAACGATGACCCGGCCCCGTCGCGATCCCCGCGCCGAGCGGGCGGCGATCCAGATCGCCGGCGGCAACCGTCCGCGCTACGACCGGACCGCGAAAGCCGCGGGCGGTCGCCCTCGCCGCGATCCCCGCACGGAGCGCGCCGGCCAGCAGATCCCCGGGGCGAATCGCCCACGCTACGATCTGAGCCAGATCGTCGGCAGCGCGATGCCGGTCGTCGCCGAGGCCCGGCCGCGTCCGCTCCCGGAGGCGGGCCGAAGATCCTGGTGATCGAGGATCCCGCCTTCCTGGTGGCGGTGGTGCCCGACGCCGCCGGGGGCCGCCTCTCGGCCCATGACCGCCAGGTTCTCGGTGCCGCCCGGGCCCTGGCCGGGCGCGAGGGCGGTGTGGTCGTCGTCTCGCTCGGGCCCTGCGAGGCCTGCGGGCCGGCCGGTGCCGACCGCTATCTCGCCCTGGAGGAAGCCGGGGCCGATCCCGACCAGCGCGCCGCCTGGGTCGCGGCGGCGCTCTCGATCGTCTCCCCGCGTCACGTCCTGTTCCCCGAATCCCTCGACGGCGGCGATCTCGCCCGCCGGGTCGCGGTGCGGATGGGAGCGTCGCTCTTCGACAATGCCGAGGTCGTCGCCGCCAATGGCCTGGTGCGCCCGGCCCGCGGGCGCCGGGTCGAGCAGCGGGCCGCGCCCGGCCTCCTCGCCAGCGTGGCGCCGGACGCGGTCGCCGATTATGCCGGCGCACCCAGGGAGGCACGGCCGCTCCCGGTCGAGCTCGCCCCGGCCTCCGCACCGCCCTCGGCGATCCTGTCCGCCGAGCGCATCCCGGCCGATCCGGCGACGGTACCGCTCGGCCTCGCCGAGTTCGTGACCTCGGCCGGCAACGGCATCCACGACCTCGACGCGTTCCGGCAGCTCGTCGCGGCGCTCCACGCCACCCCGGGCGCCAGCCGCGTCCTGTGCGATGCCGGGCTGATGCCGCGCCAGTCCCAGGTCGGCGCCTCGGGCACGGTGCTCGCCGCGACCTGCTATTTCGCCCTCGGCATCTCCGGCGCGCCGCAGCACCTCCAGGGCGTCGCCGGCTGCGAGCACGTGGTCGCGGTCAACACCGACCTGCACGCGGCGATGATCGAGCGGGCCGGGCTCGCGGTCGTGAAGGACGCGCAGGAGGTCATGCCGGCTTTGCTGCGGCTGCTGGCCCGGGAAGCGCAGGAATCGCAAGCGCAGGAGGCGGGGGACCGCTCGTGAAGATCGCCGTGCTTCTCTCCGCCGGCCGCCATCCGGTCTCCGGCGCGGCCGTGCTGCCCCGGCTCGAGGCGCAGGCGATCCGGATCGCCGCCGGACTCGGGCGGGCCTACGGCCTCCATGCCGGACCGGACGTTGCGGCGGTGGCCGACGCCCTCGGGCAGGGCCTCGGGTGCATCGAGCACGTGGCGCTCAGCGAGGGCGCCGATCCGGTGCCGGCTCTCGCCGCACGGCTCGCCGCGACGGCACCCGACCTCGTCGTGGCCGGCCGGCGCAGCCAGGGCGGCGACGAGAGCGGGATCGTTCCCTATGCGCTGGCCGCGGCGCTCGGCCGGCCGCTGATCCCCGACGTGGTCTCGGTCGCGCCCGGCGCGGAGGCCGGCACCCTGTGCCTCGACCAGAGCCTCGGCCGCGGCGCCCTGCGACGCGTCGTGGTGCGCGGGCCCGTCGTGGCGACCGTGCATCCCGACGCTCCGGCCCCCTCGCCTATGCCTTCGGCCTGGCGCGGCGCGGATCCATCGAGTCGCTCGGCCCGATCGACCCGGCCGCCACCGATCCCGCTCCGGCCATCCCCGTCGAGGAACGGCCCTACCGGCGTCGTCCGAAGCTCGTGAAGGGCGCCCCGACGGGAGGTTCGGCCGCCAAGCGCCTGAAGGCGGCGACGGGGGAGTCCGGCGCGGCCGCGAGCGGCCGCCTCCTCGTCGACCCCGATCCGGACGAGGCGGCGCGGGAGATTCTGGCCTATCTGCGCGGGATCGGCGTCGTGGCGCCCGCCCGCCGCTGAGCTTCATCCCGTCATCCCGAGGAAACCATGCCCCTGACTCCCGACGACCTCCTGGCCCGGCTGCGCGAGCGCGGCATCGCCTACAAGCTGTTCGAACACCCGCCGGTCCTGACGGTCGAGGCGATGATGGCGGTCTGCGGCGACATCGCCGGCGCCCACACCAAGAACCTCTTCCTGCGCGACAACAAGAAGACCTACTTCCTGGTGACGCTCCACCACGACGCGGCCGTCGACCTCAAGGCGTTCCGATCGGTGCTCGGCGCGAAGGGCGGGCTGTCCTTCGCCAGCGCCGACGCGCTGCGCGAGCAGCTCGGCGTCGAGAGTGGCGCCGTCTCGCCGCTCGCCGCCCTCAACGCCGCGCCGGGCAGCGTCAAGGTCTTACTCCAGGACAGCCTGCTCGACGAGGCGCGGATCAACGTCCACCCGCTGGTGAGCACCCGGACCCTCAACCTGGTCCCGGGCGACCTCGTCGCGGCCCTGCGGGACGAGGGGCACGAGGTGACGCCGTTCGCCCTGCCGGAGGTGCGCGCCGACGGCGCGTGAGTGCTTGTTTCGGGTGGTCTTTGAAAGACCACGGTCGCCGCGCTGCAACCGTCCCCCTCTGTGCAGGTCTGTCCGGGGAAAATTGTGGCGCGTCTCCCCTCTCCCGAGTGGGAGAGGGGCCGGGGGTGAGGGTGGCTCGGTTTCCGCAGTGACCCTGAACCATTGAGCTGCGCAGCTCGACGCTCTCCGCTTTACACGGAAGTCGAGCCACCCTCACCCCCGACCCCTCTCCCACACGGGAGAGGGGAGGCGCGCTACACCTTTCCCGAATAGCCCTGCGCGGAGGTGGAGGGTTCAGGCGCGGTGACCGTTCCGGTTCTCTGCACGATTGCGCCGAGGAAATACTATAACTTCACAGAATACCCGTCAGCACGCCGCCACGTTCACTGCGAGCCCTCCGAGCGAGGTCTCCTTGTACTTGTCCTGCATGTCGTGCCCGGTCTGGCGCATCGTCTCGATGACCTGGTCCAGGCTGACGAAATGCACGCCGTCGCCGTGGAGCGCGAGGGACGCCGCCGCGACCGCCTTGTTGGCCCCGAAGGCGTTGCGCTCGATGCAGGGCACCTGGACCAGCCCGCCGACCGGATCGCAGGTCATGCCGAGATGGTGCTCCATCGCGATCTCGGCGGCGTTGGCGACCTGGCGCGGGCAGCCGCCGAGCACCGTCGCGAGCCCCGCCGCCGCCATCGCCGCCGCCGAGCCGACCTCGCCCTGGCACCCGACCTCGGCGCCGGAGATCGAGGCGCGGCGCTTGATCAGGCCGCCGATCGCCGCTGCCGCCAGGAGATAGTCCCGGCCGCGCTCCTCGGTCCAGCCGGGACAGAAATCGACGATGTAGCGCAGGACCGCCGGCACGATGCCCGCCGCCCCGTTGGTCGGCGCCGTCACGACCCGGCCGCCCGATGCGTTCTCCTCGTTGACCGCCAGGGCGAACAGGCTGATCCAGTCCATCACCTCGTGGGCCGGCCGGCTGTTGGAGAGCCGGTTCGCGTCGAGCGTCGCATGCAGGCGCCGGGCACGGCGGCGGACCTTGAGGCCGCCGGGCAGAACCCCGTCCATCCACAGGCCGCGGGCGATGCAGGCGAGCATCGCGTCGCGGATGGCGTCGAGCCCGGCATCGATCGCCGCGTCGGAGCGGAGCGCGCGCTCGTTCTCGCGCTGCACCTGCGGGATGGTGAGGCCGGTCGCCGCGCAGATCGCCAGGAGGTCGGCGCCGCTGTCGAACGGGTGCGGCACCGCCACCGCTTCAATGCCGGCATCGACCGCCTCGCCCTCGCTCTCGACGAAGCCGCCACCGACCGAGTAGCACACCACCTCGTCGAGGATCGCGCCGTCGGCAGCGTGGGCGCGGAACCGCATGCCGTTGGTATGGCGCGGCAGCAGGTCCTTGAAGTTGAAGATCAGATCCGTATCCGGCGCGAAGGCGACGCCCGGAAGGCCGGTCTCGCCGGTCTCGGCCAGCGCTTGCGTGTAGCCGGCGACCCGGTCGGGGTCGATGGTCGCCGGGTCGTGCCCGAGGAGACCGAGCGCGATCGCCCCATCGGTGCCGTGGCCCCGCCCGGTCCAGGCGAGCGAGCCGAAGATCTCGGCCGTCACCCGCGCCACGTCGGTGCGCGGGGCGATGCGGTCGCGGAAGCGGCGCGCCGCCACCATCGGCCCGATCGTGTGCGAACTCGACGGGCCGATGCCGATCTTGAACAGATCGAAGGCGCTGATCATCGCCGGGCCGTTTCGCCGACCCCGAGGGAGGCCTCGGCGAGGAGGCCGTGGACGTAAACGGCGAACGAGCGCCAGCACTCGACCCGGTAGCGCGGCGTCGCGCCGTCATGACGGATCAGCACGATCTCCGCCTTGCCGAACAGGGTGCGGGTCGCAGAGCCCGGCGGGAAGGCCGCGTCGCCGAGATCGAGCGGGCAGCCGGCATTGAGGACGGCCGCGGCGAGCGGGCCGCTCACGTCGATGCCGACGTTGCGGTGCGAGACGTCGACGATCGCGTGCGCCCTCTCGCCGAGATCCGCCGCGATGGCGGCAGGCAGGTGGTCGGCCTCCGACTCGTCGCAGCCGACCAGCCACTCGTCGGGCCCGAGACGGGCGATCCAGCGCCGGTCATTGCCCCGCAGCGAGTTGATCGGCCCGTCGAGCGAAAGACCGGCGGCCGAGGCGCCGGCATCGCGGACCCGGAGCGCGAAGCGCGCCTCGGCGCCGGCGGGCTGGATCTGGACGCCGGAGTGGGCCGGGTCGGCGGCTTTGCTGCGGCCGAGGGGCAGCGCGCGGGCGGTGCGGTACAGAGCCTCAAGCATTGATGCGCTCGCCTTTGGGATCGAAGAAGACCGGATCGACGACGGTGACTTGGGCAAAACCCTCGGGCGTGGTGACGTGGAGGGGGCGGCCCTGGAGCGCGCGCCCGTCGGCCACCAGGGCCATGGCGATGGAGCGGCCGCAATTCGGGCTCCAGTAGCTCGACGTGACGTGGCCGAGCATCCGCATCGGGATCGGCTGGCCCGGATCGTCGACGATCTGCGCGCCCTCGTCGAGGACGAGCTTGGGATCGTCGGTGACGAGGCCGACGAGCTGCTTGCGGCCGCTCGCCACCACGTCGGGCCGGGCGAGCGAGCGCTTGCCGACGAAGTCCTTCTTGGCCTTGGCGATCATGCCGGCCAAGCCGACATCGTCCGGGGTGACCGTGCCGTCGGTCTCCTGGCCGATGATGATGTAGCCCTTCTCGGCCCGCAGGACGTGCATCGTCTCGGTGCCGTAGGGGTGATGCCGTGGGGCTGCCCGGCCTCCCAGATCGCCTCCCACACCGCACGCGCATGGTCGGACGGCACGTTGATCTCGAAGCCCAGTTCACCGGTGAATGAGACCCGGAATAGCCGGGTCGGCACGCCGCAGATCGTGCCCGAGCGCATCGCCATGTGGGGGAAGGCCTCCGGCGACAGGTCGATCCCGTCGACGAGGGGGGCGATGACCTCGCGGGCCTTCGGCCCCTGGAGGGCGATCACCGCCCATTGCTCGGTGGTCGAGGTCAGGAAGACCTTCAGGTCCGGCCACTCGGTCTGGAGGTAATCCTCCATGTGAGCCAGCACCCGCGGCGCGCCGCCGGTCGTGGTGGTGACGTGGAAGCAATCCGGCGCGATCCGGGCGACGACGCCGTCGTCGAGGATGTAGCCGTCCTCCTTCAGCATCAGCCCGTAGCGGCAGCGCCCGACTTCGAGCTTCAGCCAGGGGTTGATGTAGATGCGGTTCATGAACTCGGCCGCGTCGGGGCCGACCACCTCGATCTTGCCCAGCGTCGAGGCGTCGAAGATGCCGACCCCCTTGCGCACCGCCTCGCATTCGCGGGCGACCGCCGCGTGGATGCCCTCGCCGGCCTTGGGGAAATACCAGGCGCGGCGCCACAGGGCGACGTTCTCGAACTTTGCGCCGTGCTCCTCGGCCCAGTCGTGGATCGGCGTGGTGCGGATCGGATCGAACAGGGCGTGGCGGGCCGGGCCGACCAGGGTGCCGAAGGTCACCGGGGTGTAGGGCGGCCGGAAGGTCGTGGTGCCGACGCCCGGCAGCGTCTTGTCGAGCTGCCCGGCGACGATGCCGAGCGCGTTCATGTTCGAGGTCTTGCCCTGGTCGGTCGCCATGCCGGTCGTGGTGTACCGCTTGACGTGCTCGATCGAGTGGAAGCCCTCGCGCACCGCGAGCTTGATGTCCTTGGCGGTGACGTCGTTCTGGAAGTCGACGAAGGCCCGAACCTTGGTCGGGTCGGCATCGGTCGGCATGGCGCGCACCGGCTTGAAGCCGGTGAGCGTCGGGCTCGCGGTGAAGCTCTTGCGCTCGTCCGAACCGGCCGCCGCCGCACCGGCGGCGAAGCCTTCGGTGAGCACAGCCGCGAGGTCGTAGGTGCCCTTCGACGCGCCCGCCGAGCGCTCGGCTTGCGCCGAGGTGCCGGGCAGGAAGGCGTCGAGGCGCTCGTCATAGGCGAGCTTGCCGCGGGATTGCGAGAACAGGTGGACGGCCGGTGTCCAGCCGCCGGACATGCCGACGCAGTCGCACTCGAGGACACGGTGGGCGCCGCAGCGCCCGGCCCGGTCGACCGGGGCCACGACCAGGCCGGTGACCCGCTTGGTCCCCTTCGCGGCGATCACGGTGTGGCCGGTCAGGACCTCGACACCGGCGGCCTTGAGGCGTGCCAGCTCGGGCCCGCACTCGGACTCGCTGCGCAGGTCGACGAGCGTCACGGCGAGGCCCGCCGCCTTGGCGTCGAGGGCCGCCGCATAGGCCGAGGCGCCGCTCGTCGCGAACACGATCCGCCGGCCCGGCGCGACGCCGTAGCGGTTGATGAACACCCGCGCGCTCTCGGCGAGCAGGATGCCGGGGCGGTCGTTGTCGGCAAAGACCAGCGGACGCTCGTGCGAGCCGCCGGCCAGCACCACCTCGCCGGCCCGGACCTGCCACAGCCGCTCGCGCGGCGCCGTGCCGGGATTGGGCAGATGGTCGGTGATCCGCTCGGCGAGCGCGACGTGGTTGTGGTTGTAGTAGCCGAACGCCGTGGTCCGCGGCAGCAGGATGACGTTCTCGCGGGAATCGAGTTCGGAGAGCGTCGCGCTCAGCCACTCGGCGGCGGGGCGGCCGTCGATCTCGGCATTCACGTCGTGCAGCAGCGTGCCGCCGGGCTCCGGGCCCTCGTCGGCGAGGATCACCCGCTTGCCGGTGCGGGCGGCGGCGAGCGCCGCGGCGAGGCCCGCGGGACCGGCGCCGACCACCAGCACGTCGCAATGGGCATGGCGGTTGGCGTAGCGGTCGGGATCGGGCACGGCCGGGGCCTTGCCGAGGCCCGCGGCGGCACGGATGAACGGCTCGTAGACCTTGTCCCAGAACTTCCGGGGCCACATGAAGGTCTTGTAGTAGAAGCCGGCGACGAAGACCGGCGAGAGCAGGTCGTTGACCGCCCCGATATCGTGCTCCAGCGACGGCCAGTGGTTCTGCGACAGGGTCTTGAGCCCGTCTCTCGCCTCGACCACCGAGGCGCGGTTGTTCGGGTCGATCCGGCCGGGGCCGCGATCGACCGAGAGCAGCGCGCTCGGCTCGTCGGGGCCGTGGCTCAGGATGCCGCGCGGGCGGTGATACTTGAACGAGCGCCCGACGAGGTGGATGCCGTTGGCGAGCAGCGCCGAGGCGACGCTGTCGCCGTGGAAGCCCTCGACGGTGCGGCCGTTGAAGGTGAAGCGGACCGGGCGCGTGCGGTCGATGCGACCGCCGCGGGACAATCTGAACGGCTGTGCCATCACGCCCTCGCGTCTGCCTGAGTGGGGGTCGACTGTGTGGAGGTGGATTCTTGCGATTTGGGCGTCTCGCCCATCTTGTAGGTCTCGATGAAGCGGTCGCTCACGGTGTCGCGCCGCGCGTTGAACCAGCGGCCGCAGCCATGGACGTGGTTCCAGCGCTCGGCATGCACCCCGCGCGGATTGTCCCGCACGAACAGGAACTCGGCCCATTGCGCGTCGGAGAGCGCCGCCGGCTCGATGGGCCGGGCGATATGGGCCTGTCCGCCGCAGCGGAACTCGGTCTCCGGGCGGTTGCCGCAATAAGGGCAGGCGATCAGCAGCATCGGGAGCCTCGTCGCGTCGGTGTGATCGAAAATCAGTGCGCGACGGCGGCGGCGGCCGCTTCGTCGATGAGGCGACCGGTGCGGAACCGGTCGAGGGTGAACGGTGCGTTGATCGCGTGCGGCGTGCCGGTGGCCAGCGTGTGGGCGAAGACGTGGCCCGAGCCGGGCGTCGCCTTGAAGCCGCCGGTGCCCCAGCCGCAATTGACGAACAGGTTCTCGACCGGGGTCTTGCCGATGATCGGCGAGCGGTCGGGCGTCACGTCGACGATGCCGCCCCAGGAGCGCAGCATCCGCATCCGGGTGAATTGCGGGAAGACCTCGCAGATCGCATCCAGCGTGTGGGTGGTGATGTGGAGGCCGCCCTGCTGGCTGTAGGAGGTGTACTGGTCGGTGCCCGCCCCGATCACCAGCTCGCCCTTGTCCGATTGCGAGATGTAGGCGTGGACGGCGTTCGACATCACCACGCAGGGGAAGATCGGCTTGACCGGCTCCGACACCAGCGCCTGGAGCGGGTAGCTCTCGAGCGGCATCTGCACGTCGGCCATCGCCATCACGGTCGAGGTGTGGCCGGCCGCCACCACGCCGATGCGCTTGGCGCCGATATAGCCGCGCGTGGTCTCGACGCCGATCGCGGCGCCGGAGGCGTCGCGGCGGATGCCCTTCACCTCGCAGTTCTGGATGATGTCGACGCCGCGGGCATCGGCGCCGCGGGCATAGCCCCAGGCCACCGCGTCGTGGCGGGCGGTACCGGCCCGGCGCTGGAGCGCGCCGCCGAGGACCGGGTAGCGAAGGCTGCCCGAGATGTCGATCGGCGGACAGAATTCCTTGCACTCTTCCTTCGTCAGCCACTCGTTGTCGATGCCGTTGAGGCGGTTGGCATAGACGTGGCGCTTGAACGATTGCACGTCGTGCAGGTTGTGGGCGAGCATCAGCACGCCGCGCTGCGAGAACATGACGTTGTAGTTCAGCTCCTGGGACAGGCCTTCCCAGAGCTTGAGCGCATGCTCGTAGAGCGCGGCGCTCTCGTCGTAGAGGTAGTTCGAGCGGATGATCGTGGTGTTGCGGCCGGTATTGCCGCCGCCGATCCAGCCCTTCTCGAGCACCGCGACGTTGGTGATGCCGTGCACGGTGGCGAGGTAATAGGCGGTCGCGAGGCCGTGGCCGCCGCCGCCGACGATGACGACGTCGTAGGCGGGTTTCGGCTGCGGGTCCCGCCACTGGCGGCCCCAACCCCGGTGCCCCTTCAGGGATTCCGTGAGCAGCGACGAGAGGGAAAATCGGCGCATCGGTCGGCCTCGCTGTGATGAGGGATCATCGGGCCGCCGGCGGCTGGGGGCTTGCGCGCTGGCGACCGCGAGTTTGGGATTTGCGACTTGAACGGAATTTGCGGCCGGACGGGGGTGACCGCCGTCGCGGCTGCCCTAGGGACACGAAGGCGCTTGCCACCAGACCTTCCTTGGAGTCATTCTCGCATGTCGAGACGGTGACGATCTGACGGAGGATCGGACGATGACGGCCGGGACGGTGGGCATTGTCGGGACGGTCGGTCCCACGGCGACGGCCAGCGCCGCCGTCACCGACGACATGACGTCCGTCGGTTTCCTGCTCGTCGACAACTTCTCGATGATCGCGTTCTCGTCGGCGATCGAGCCGCTGCGCCTGGCCAACCGGGCGGCGCGGCGCGACCTCTACCGCTACTCGCTGTGGTCGGAGAACGGCACGCGATGCACCGCCTCCAACGGCGTCGAGGTTCAGGTCGCGGGCAGCTTCGGCGAAGCGCAGGCCCTCGAGCCCGCCCTCGACATGGCCATCGTCTGCGGCGGCATCGACATCCAGCGCCGGGATCACCGGACGCTGCAGACGCTGCTGCGCCGGACCTGCATCCGCGGCGGCGCGATCGGCGCGGTCTGTACCGGCACCTACGTGCTGGCGAAGGCCGGCCTCCTCGACGGCTACCGGGCGACGATCCACTGGGAGAACCAGGCGAGCCTCGCCTCCGAGCATGACGGGCTCGAGATCGGCTCCGACCTGTTCGAGATCGACCGCAACCGCTTCACCTGCGCCGGCGGCACCGCGGCGGCCGACATGATGCTGTCCCTGATCGTGCGCGACCACGGGGCGGACATCGCGGCGGACGTCGCCGACCAGCTCATCCACCACCGCATCCGCGAATCGGGCGAGCGCCAGCGCATGGACCTGCGGATGCGCCTAGGCGTGGCGCATCCCAAGCTCCTGCACGTCGTCGGCCTGATGGAGAAGACCTTCGCCGAGCCGCTCGGCAGCCAGGACCTGGCCGAGTCGGTCCATCTCTCGAAGCGGCAGCTGGAGCGCCTGTTCCTGAAATATCTCGGGCGCTCACCGGCCAAGCACTACCTGCGTATTCGCCTGGAACACGCCCGCCACCTGATCCGCCAGACTGCGATGCCGCTCCTGTCGATCGCGATCGAATGCGGCTTCACCTCGGCCTCGCATTTCTCGAAATCCTACGTCGACCATTTCGGCCGGCCGCCGAGCAGCGAGCGGAAGGTGTGAGCCCCTGTTTGAGGAGGATTTCCACACAAGAATCGAGGCAGGCGGGATGCCTGTTTGAGCAAGTTGATTTAACAAAAACTGAGAAAAATCAGGAAATATCCTACCCTTCTACCTCATCCTGAGGTGTTGGCGATCAGAGATCGCACGCGATCGCAGATCGACTTACCTCGAAGGAGGGCTCCAGGGATCGCATAGGCTTGTGGAGTCCTCCTTCGAGGCTCACGTCGTTCGCACCTCAGGATGAGGTTAGAGGGTAGGATGATCCCGCCCGCCTCAAGTCTTGGGTAGAAGTCCTGCTCAAACAGGCTCTGAGCGCAAGGCTGGCTCGACGGGCCGAGTTCGACCGTTCTCCCGCTCGATCACGGCACGATCGCGCCGCAATCGCGACGCTCCTCCAGTCTTCGATTTTTTTCGCATTTTCTGCGACGAGCCGGCATCCCCGTCGTCGTCAAGACGCTCCAGTCTCGCTTGCAGCGAAACTCGGGCGCCGGCGAGAGGCCGGCAATGATCGACTTTTCCGTCGTGTCGGAGCTTGCTCGATTGGCATCGTCGGAGATCGGGCCCGCCGCATCGTTCGGGGGCCGCACAGCGGAGCTCGACGCGACGAGGTCGGCTCGAGATGGCCGATCGGCAGGGTTGCCCGCTGCCGGCTGTCGGGATCGAATCCGGTCGGGGAGCGACTCAGGTGATCCGCCCGATGATCGCCTCCCGGGCCGCCCGCGAGCCGGACAGCCGCTTCTTCGCCCGCTCCACCACCGCGTCCGGCGCCTCGGCCGGGGTGCCGGATCCGAAGGGCGGGGCCGGCGCGTATTCGAGGGTGAGCTGAACCGTCTCGGCCTCCTCGCGCCCGAGGAGTTCCGCCACCACCGCGAGGCCGAAATCGATGCCCGAGGTCACGCCGCCGGCGGTGATCAGGGTGCCGTCGCGCACCACGCGGTCCTGCACCGGCACCGCGCCGAAGCGGCAGAGGAAATCGTGCGCGTACCAGTGCGTGGTGGCCCGCTTGCCCGTCAGCAGCCCGGCCGCGCCGAGCACCAGCGCCCCGGTGCAGACCGAGGTGAGGTAGCGGACCTCCGCCGCCCGCGCCCGCACGAAATCCAGCACCGCCTCGTCCTCGAGGAGAGCGTTCACCCCGCTGCCGCCCGGGATGCAGAGCACGTCGAGGGGCGGGCAGGTCTCGAAGGTCGCGGTCGGCACGAAGGGCAGCCCGGTGGCCGAAGGGACCGATTCTCCGGTCTTCCAGATCAGGTGGACCGCGCTGTCCGGCACCGAGGCGAAGACCTCGTAGGGTCCGGTGAGGTCGAGTTGCTGGACCTGCGGGAAGACGAGGATTCCGAAGCTGAGCGACAAGGGCGTTCCTCCCGGTAGGGCGGCAGGATCGTATGGGCGGGGATGGGTTGCAAGGGCGCAGGAGACGGGCCGCGAGAGGTGGCGTCTCGGGTCCTGCGTCAGAGCGTGAACCGGCCGCCTCTCCCCGCCCGCACGTAGCCTTGCGAGATCAGCCGGTCCTGCTGGCGGGTGCGCCGCTCGGCCTCGCCGAGGTCGGCGAGTGCGTCGGCGATCGCCCGGCGCAGGGCGAGAGCGGCATCGCCTCCCGCGGCCGCGAGA from Methylobacterium aquaticum encodes:
- a CDS encoding GlxA family transcriptional regulator: MTSVGFLLVDNFSMIAFSSAIEPLRLANRAARRDLYRYSLWSENGTRCTASNGVEVQVAGSFGEAQALEPALDMAIVCGGIDIQRRDHRTLQTLLRRTCIRGGAIGAVCTGTYVLAKAGLLDGYRATIHWENQASLASEHDGLEIGSDLFEIDRNRFTCAGGTAAADMMLSLIVRDHGADIAADVADQLIHHRIRESGERQRMDLRMRLGVAHPKLLHVVGLMEKTFAEPLGSQDLAESVHLSKRQLERLFLKYLGRSPAKHYLRIRLEHARHLIRQTAMPLLSIAIECGFTSASHFSKSYVDHFGRPPSSERKV
- a CDS encoding DJ-1/PfpI family protein → MSLSFGILVFPQVQQLDLTGPYEVFASVPDSAVHLIWKTGESVPSATGLPFVPTATFETCPPLDVLCIPGGSGVNALLEDEAVLDFVRARAAEVRYLTSVCTGALVLGAAGLLTGKRATTHWYAHDFLCRFGAVPVQDRVVRDGTLITAGGVTSGIDFGLAVVAELLGREEAETVQLTLEYAPAPPFGSGTPAEAPDAVVERAKKRLSGSRAAREAIIGRIT